A single genomic interval of Microbacterium hydrocarbonoxydans harbors:
- a CDS encoding DNA-3-methyladenine glycosylase 2 family protein yields MSFPTTDFDERYRAISARDTRFDGQFVTAVRSTGIYCRPSCPARTPKPQNVTFYPTSAAAHEAGFRACKRCLPEAAPGSPAWDLRGDVAARAMRLIASGVVEREGVSGLAVRLGYSTRHLTRLLSTELGAGPLALARAHRAHTARMLLVGTDMPISDVAFSAGFASIRQCNDTIREVFSLTPGELRARRRLPASAAPGAIDLVLPYRGPFDASGIFQWMAARAVSGVEEATATSFSRHLRMAGGPAWFEVSSDASERLHLRARVARLGDLAPLVSTVRRIFDLDADPLAVDQALSVHPELAPLVARTPGIRVPGSADPHEMLIRAMIGQQITVVAARTALTALTDALGERTEQGLLFPTMTAIAEHGAEVLRGPAARIGAIVGAAAALADGSLRLTVGDDGVDQRAALLAMPGIGPWTADYVRMRVLGDPDILLPGDVALRAGAAAAGLPGEARPLTVWAERTAPWRSYLSAHLWRAAPVRTPRSARPITTVAQKETP; encoded by the coding sequence ATGAGCTTCCCCACGACGGACTTCGACGAGCGGTATCGAGCGATCAGCGCCCGCGATACCCGCTTCGACGGGCAGTTCGTCACGGCGGTGCGCTCCACTGGCATCTACTGCCGCCCGAGCTGCCCCGCGCGCACGCCGAAGCCGCAGAACGTCACGTTCTATCCGACCAGCGCCGCCGCGCACGAGGCCGGCTTCCGCGCCTGCAAGCGCTGTCTCCCCGAGGCCGCTCCCGGCTCCCCGGCCTGGGATCTGCGCGGCGACGTGGCGGCGCGGGCGATGCGGCTGATCGCCTCCGGGGTGGTCGAGCGCGAAGGCGTGTCCGGCCTGGCCGTGCGGCTCGGATACTCGACCAGGCACCTCACCAGGCTGCTGTCGACCGAGCTCGGAGCCGGCCCTCTCGCGCTCGCCAGAGCTCACCGCGCGCATACGGCGCGGATGCTCCTCGTCGGCACCGACATGCCCATCTCCGACGTGGCCTTCTCGGCGGGATTCGCCAGCATCCGGCAGTGCAACGACACGATCCGCGAGGTGTTCTCACTCACGCCGGGCGAGCTGAGGGCGCGACGGCGGCTGCCGGCATCCGCCGCTCCCGGGGCGATCGACCTCGTCCTGCCGTATCGCGGCCCCTTCGACGCATCCGGCATCTTCCAGTGGATGGCTGCACGCGCGGTCTCGGGTGTCGAGGAGGCCACCGCCACCTCGTTCTCACGGCATCTGCGGATGGCGGGTGGACCGGCGTGGTTCGAGGTGAGCAGCGACGCCTCCGAGCGCCTGCACCTGCGCGCCCGCGTCGCGCGGCTCGGCGATCTCGCGCCGCTCGTCTCCACCGTGCGGCGCATCTTCGACCTCGACGCCGATCCGCTCGCCGTCGACCAGGCGCTCAGCGTGCACCCCGAGCTCGCCCCGCTGGTCGCGCGCACGCCCGGCATCCGCGTGCCGGGCTCCGCCGACCCGCACGAGATGCTCATCCGCGCCATGATCGGCCAGCAGATCACCGTCGTCGCCGCCAGGACGGCCCTCACCGCGCTGACGGATGCTCTGGGCGAGCGCACCGAGCAGGGATTGCTGTTCCCGACGATGACGGCGATCGCCGAGCACGGCGCAGAGGTCCTGCGAGGCCCGGCGGCCCGGATCGGGGCGATCGTCGGAGCTGCCGCCGCGCTCGCCGACGGCTCGCTCCGGCTGACCGTCGGGGATGACGGGGTCGACCAGCGCGCCGCCCTCCTCGCCATGCCGGGAATCGGCCCCTGGACGGCGGACTACGTGCGGATGCGCGTGCTCGGCGATCCCGACATCCTGCTCCCCGGTGACGTCGCGCTCCGCGCCGGCGCCGCTGCTGCAGGGCTCCCGGGCGAGGCGCGACCGCTCACCGTCTGGGCGGAGCGTACCGCCCCCTGGCGCAGTTACCTCAGCGCCCACCTCTGGCGCGCAGCACCTGTGCGGACGCCGCGTTCCGCACGCCCGATCACGACCGTCGCCCAGAAGGAGACACCATGA
- a CDS encoding acyl-CoA dehydrogenase family protein, with product MSTAASPFPGERVSSYDITGRQDSDYYAVFADIPEADRAAWDRAKAYIDEVGAQMADAWDRAEYPLDAARRMGEMDLVVDGIEHPSLTRLSPLAAGLVNMEISRGDGSLGTVLAVQGGLALRTLALFGSPEQQEKWLTALADGSVFGSFALTEPDHGSDSVSLETVARRDGDHWVLRGTKKWIGNGASGGITFVWARVDDETAPEHGAVRCFLVEQETPGYTGTPIRGKASLRAIHQAHIVLDDVRVPLDAVLPGTHSFKDASVVLYATRSGVAWSALGHATACYEAALAYSKQRIQFGKPLAKFQMVQERLTHMLEDLTAMQLYCRRLADLETAGELRPTQASLAKFHNTRAARRVASIARDLLGGNGILLENGVMQHMADIEAIHTYEGTESVQALLLGRDITGMSAFA from the coding sequence ATGAGCACCGCAGCCTCCCCCTTCCCCGGCGAGCGCGTCTCGTCGTACGACATCACCGGACGCCAGGACAGCGACTACTACGCCGTCTTCGCCGACATCCCCGAGGCCGACCGCGCCGCCTGGGATCGAGCGAAGGCATACATCGACGAGGTCGGGGCGCAGATGGCCGACGCGTGGGACCGTGCCGAGTACCCGCTGGACGCCGCTCGCCGCATGGGCGAGATGGACCTCGTGGTCGACGGCATCGAGCATCCGTCCCTCACGCGCCTCTCCCCTCTCGCCGCGGGGCTGGTGAACATGGAGATCTCGCGAGGCGACGGGTCGCTCGGCACCGTGCTCGCCGTGCAGGGCGGCCTGGCGCTGCGCACCCTGGCCCTCTTCGGCTCGCCGGAGCAGCAGGAGAAGTGGCTCACGGCGCTCGCTGACGGCTCGGTCTTCGGGTCGTTCGCGCTGACCGAGCCCGATCACGGCTCGGACTCCGTGTCCCTGGAGACGGTGGCGCGCCGCGACGGCGACCACTGGGTGCTCCGCGGCACCAAGAAGTGGATCGGCAACGGCGCATCGGGCGGCATCACGTTCGTCTGGGCGCGCGTCGACGATGAGACGGCTCCGGAGCACGGTGCCGTCCGCTGCTTCCTCGTCGAGCAGGAGACCCCCGGCTACACCGGCACCCCGATCCGCGGCAAGGCATCGCTGCGCGCGATCCACCAGGCGCACATCGTGCTCGACGACGTCCGCGTGCCCCTCGATGCGGTCCTGCCGGGCACGCACAGTTTCAAGGACGCCTCGGTCGTGCTCTACGCCACGCGCTCGGGCGTCGCCTGGTCGGCACTCGGTCACGCGACCGCCTGCTACGAGGCGGCCCTGGCGTATTCGAAGCAGCGCATCCAGTTCGGCAAGCCGCTCGCGAAGTTCCAGATGGTGCAGGAGCGACTCACGCACATGCTCGAGGACCTCACCGCGATGCAGCTCTACTGCCGCCGCCTCGCCGACCTCGAGACCGCGGGCGAGCTGCGTCCGACGCAGGCCTCACTGGCGAAGTTCCACAACACCCGAGCGGCGCGGCGGGTGGCCTCCATCGCCCGCGACCTGCTCGGCGGCAACGGCATCCTGCTCGAGAACGGCGTGATGCAGCACATGGCCGACATCGAGGCGATCCACACCTACGAGGGCACCGAGAGCGTGCAGGCGCTGCTGCTCGGGCGTGACATCACCGGGATGAGCGCCTTCGCCTGA
- the sucD gene encoding succinate--CoA ligase subunit alpha translates to MSIYLNKDSKVIVQGITGGEGTKHTALMLKAGTQVVGGVNARKAGTTVAHTDKDGNAVELPVFASVAEAMKETGADVSIAFVPGAFTKDAMIEAIDAEIPLLVVITEGVPVGDSAEAWAYAQSKGNTTRIIGPNCPGIITPGEALVGITPANITGKGPIGLVSKSGTLTYQMMFELRDLGFSTAIGIGGDPVIGTTHIDALAAFEADPETKAIVMIGEIGGDAEERAADYIKAHVTKPVVGYVAGFTAPEGKTMGHAGAIVSGSAGTAQAKKEALEAAGVKVGKTPSETAALMREIVESL, encoded by the coding sequence ATGTCGATCTACCTCAACAAGGACTCCAAGGTCATCGTCCAGGGCATCACCGGCGGCGAGGGCACCAAGCACACGGCGCTCATGCTCAAGGCAGGCACCCAGGTCGTCGGCGGAGTGAACGCCCGCAAGGCCGGCACCACGGTCGCGCACACCGACAAGGACGGCAACGCCGTCGAGCTCCCCGTCTTCGCCTCGGTCGCCGAGGCCATGAAGGAGACCGGCGCAGACGTGTCGATCGCGTTCGTGCCCGGCGCCTTCACGAAGGACGCGATGATCGAGGCCATCGACGCCGAGATCCCGCTGCTCGTGGTCATCACCGAGGGCGTCCCCGTGGGCGACTCGGCCGAGGCGTGGGCCTACGCGCAGAGCAAGGGCAACACGACCCGCATCATCGGGCCGAACTGCCCCGGCATCATCACCCCCGGTGAGGCGCTCGTCGGCATCACGCCGGCGAACATCACCGGCAAGGGACCGATCGGCCTCGTGTCGAAGTCGGGCACCCTGACGTACCAGATGATGTTCGAGCTGCGCGACCTGGGCTTCTCGACCGCCATCGGCATCGGCGGCGACCCGGTCATCGGCACGACCCACATCGACGCGCTCGCCGCGTTCGAGGCCGACCCCGAGACCAAGGCGATCGTCATGATCGGCGAGATCGGCGGCGACGCCGAGGAGCGGGCGGCCGACTACATCAAGGCGCACGTCACCAAGCCCGTCGTCGGCTACGTCGCGGGATTCACGGCACCGGAGGGCAAGACCATGGGCCACGCCGGCGCCATCGTGTCGGGCTCGGCCGGCACCGCTCAGGCGAAGAAAGAGGCCCTCGAGGCCGCCGGGGTCAAGGTCGGCAAGACGCCGTCCGAGACCGCCGCTCTGATGCGCGAGATCGTCGAGTCGCTCTGA
- the sucC gene encoding ADP-forming succinate--CoA ligase subunit beta, translating into MDLYEYQARDVFEKYGVPVLAGIVADTPEEVKAAAEKIGGVVVVKAQVKTGGRGKAGGVKVAKTPDEAYEAAKAILGLDIKGHVVKRVMVAQGARIAEEFYFSVLLDRANRSYLSLCSVEGGMEIEELAVERPEALARVEVNPLTGIDKDKAVEIARAARFPEDLVEKVADVFVKLFEVYKGEDATLVEVNPLVRTEEGDIIALDGKVTLDDNASEIRHPEHEALEDKDAADPLEAKAKKSGLNYVKLDGEVGIIGNGAGLVMSTLDVVAYAGEKHAGVKPANFLDIGGGASAEVMAAGLDVILGDPQVKSVFVNVFGGITACDAVANGIKGALETLGSTASKPLVVRLDGNRVDEGRAILAEYAHPLVTLASTMDEGADKAAELANA; encoded by the coding sequence GTGGATCTGTACGAGTACCAGGCACGAGACGTTTTCGAGAAGTACGGAGTGCCGGTCCTCGCCGGCATCGTCGCCGACACCCCTGAGGAGGTGAAGGCAGCCGCGGAGAAGATCGGCGGAGTCGTCGTCGTCAAGGCCCAGGTCAAGACCGGTGGACGCGGCAAGGCGGGTGGCGTCAAGGTCGCGAAGACTCCCGACGAGGCGTACGAGGCCGCCAAGGCCATCCTCGGCCTCGACATCAAGGGCCACGTCGTCAAGCGCGTCATGGTCGCCCAGGGTGCGCGCATCGCCGAGGAGTTCTACTTCTCCGTGCTGCTGGACCGCGCCAACCGCTCGTACCTGAGCCTCTGCTCGGTCGAGGGCGGCATGGAGATCGAGGAGCTCGCGGTCGAGCGCCCCGAGGCTCTCGCCCGCGTCGAGGTCAACCCGCTCACGGGCATCGACAAGGACAAGGCCGTCGAGATCGCTCGCGCAGCGCGCTTCCCCGAAGACCTGGTCGAGAAGGTCGCCGACGTCTTCGTCAAGCTCTTCGAGGTCTACAAGGGCGAGGACGCGACGCTCGTCGAGGTCAACCCGCTGGTGCGCACCGAAGAGGGCGACATCATCGCGCTCGACGGCAAGGTCACCCTCGACGACAACGCCTCGGAGATCCGTCACCCCGAGCACGAGGCGCTCGAGGACAAGGACGCCGCAGACCCGCTCGAGGCCAAGGCCAAGAAGAGCGGCCTGAACTACGTCAAGCTCGACGGCGAGGTCGGCATCATCGGAAACGGTGCAGGACTCGTCATGTCGACCCTCGACGTCGTCGCCTACGCCGGGGAGAAGCACGCCGGCGTCAAGCCCGCGAACTTCCTCGACATCGGCGGTGGAGCCTCGGCCGAGGTCATGGCAGCCGGCCTCGACGTCATCCTGGGCGACCCGCAGGTCAAGAGCGTCTTCGTCAACGTCTTCGGCGGCATCACGGCGTGCGACGCCGTCGCCAACGGCATCAAGGGCGCCCTCGAGACCCTCGGCAGCACGGCCTCCAAGCCGCTCGTCGTGCGCCTCGACGGCAACCGCGTCGACGAGGGTCGCGCGATCCTCGCCGAGTACGCGCACCCGCTCGTCACGCTCGCCAGCACCATGGACGAGGGCGCCGACAAGGCCGCCGAACTCGCCAACGCCTGA
- the purH gene encoding bifunctional phosphoribosylaminoimidazolecarboxamide formyltransferase/IMP cyclohydrolase, whose product MAGPRHDHSLYRDRDTVPVRRALVSVSDKTDLLVLAKALADAGVQIVSTGSTAATIREAGFEVTDVAAVTGVAEMLDGRVKTLHPKIHGGLLADLRLEDHERQLADLDIAPFELVVVNLYPFIETVASGAEGDDVVEQIDIGGPAMVRAAAKNHANVAIVVSPQSYPGIISAIADGGTTLTQRRELAARAFAHTAAYDTAVASWFAEGTLGDGEDLPTHLTIQAERLATLRYGENSHQRGAIYTRVGGHGIAQATQLQGKEMSYNNYVDADAALRAAYDMVKPAVAIIKHANPCGIATTAPNALDPIASAHLRAHECDPVSAYGGVIAANGTVTLKMAENLKDIFTEVIVAPSFEPAALEVFKAKKNLRLLQLPEDWQQERSDVRLVSGGLLLQDADRFPDDIVSVAKNWELVSGERPSDEEMENLIFAWKACRAVKSNAIVLAKDNATVGVGMGQVNRVDSCRLAVERAGDRAAGSVASSDAFFPFADGAQVLIDAGVTAIVQPGGSVRDEEVVDAARKAGVTMFFTGERHFFH is encoded by the coding sequence ATGGCCGGCCCCCGCCACGACCACTCGCTGTACCGCGATCGCGACACCGTCCCCGTCCGTCGCGCACTCGTCTCGGTGAGCGACAAGACCGACCTCCTGGTGCTCGCGAAGGCCCTCGCGGACGCCGGAGTGCAGATCGTCTCGACCGGCTCGACCGCCGCGACCATCCGTGAGGCCGGTTTCGAGGTCACCGACGTCGCCGCCGTCACGGGCGTCGCCGAGATGCTCGACGGCCGGGTGAAGACGCTGCATCCGAAGATCCACGGTGGACTGCTCGCCGACCTGCGTCTCGAGGACCATGAGCGCCAGCTCGCCGACCTCGACATCGCTCCCTTCGAGCTCGTCGTCGTGAACCTCTACCCGTTCATCGAGACGGTCGCCTCGGGGGCCGAGGGTGATGACGTCGTCGAGCAGATCGACATCGGCGGCCCCGCCATGGTGCGCGCCGCCGCGAAGAACCACGCGAACGTGGCGATCGTCGTCTCGCCGCAGTCCTACCCCGGCATCATCTCGGCGATCGCAGACGGCGGTACCACGCTGACCCAGCGTCGCGAGCTCGCCGCCCGTGCCTTCGCGCACACGGCGGCCTACGACACGGCCGTCGCGTCGTGGTTCGCCGAGGGCACGCTCGGCGACGGGGAGGACCTGCCGACCCACCTGACGATCCAGGCCGAGCGCCTCGCGACGCTCCGCTACGGCGAGAACTCGCACCAGCGCGGTGCCATCTACACCCGCGTCGGCGGCCACGGCATCGCCCAGGCGACGCAGCTGCAGGGCAAGGAGATGTCGTACAACAACTACGTCGATGCGGATGCCGCGCTGCGCGCCGCCTACGACATGGTCAAGCCCGCCGTCGCCATCATCAAGCACGCGAACCCCTGCGGCATCGCGACCACCGCCCCGAACGCGCTGGACCCGATCGCCAGCGCGCATCTGCGTGCCCACGAGTGCGACCCGGTGTCGGCCTACGGCGGGGTCATCGCTGCCAACGGCACGGTGACGCTCAAGATGGCGGAGAACTTGAAGGACATCTTCACTGAGGTGATCGTCGCGCCCTCGTTCGAGCCGGCCGCCCTCGAGGTCTTCAAGGCGAAGAAGAACCTCCGCCTCCTGCAGCTGCCCGAGGACTGGCAGCAGGAGCGCTCCGACGTGCGTCTCGTGTCGGGCGGCCTGCTGCTGCAGGACGCCGACCGCTTCCCCGACGACATCGTGTCGGTCGCGAAGAACTGGGAGCTCGTCTCGGGAGAGCGTCCGAGCGACGAGGAGATGGAGAACCTCATCTTCGCGTGGAAGGCCTGCCGTGCGGTCAAGTCGAACGCGATCGTGCTCGCGAAGGACAACGCCACCGTCGGCGTCGGCATGGGCCAGGTCAACCGCGTCGACTCGTGCCGCCTCGCGGTCGAGCGTGCAGGAGACCGCGCTGCCGGCTCCGTCGCCTCCTCCGACGCGTTCTTCCCGTTCGCCGACGGCGCTCAGGTGCTCATCGACGCTGGTGTCACCGCGATCGTGCAGCCCGGCGGCTCGGTGCGCGATGAAGAGGTCGTGGATGCCGCTCGCAAGGCGGGCGTCACGATGTTCTTCACGGGAGAGCGTCACTTCTTCCACTGA
- a CDS encoding NCS2 family permease has product MTTAPSPTRSEVEPTNALDRFFEISKRGSTIGTEIRGGLVTFVTMAYIVILNPIILSGSADVAGNTLDFSAVGAATALTAGVMTILFGLITRLPFGFAAGLGINAFVAFSVVGQVTWPEAMALVMINGLVIVLLAATGLRKMIFDAVPFQLKIAITVGIGLFIAFIGFVNSGFVTSTGSASPPVGLGVGGSVATVPTVLFIVTLILTGILVARKVKGGLLIGLVSGTVLAVIVEAIWHLGAASDDNAGGWGLTVPTLTGAPFGLPDLSLIGAVDFGFDFSKVSLVAIVMIVFTLVFSNFFDAMGTMTGLAKEADLANENGDFPRIKSALVVEGVGAIIGGGTSSSSSTVFIESGAGIGEGARTGFANLITGGMFLLAMFLTPLTSIVPTEIAAAALVIVGAMMMAQIKYIDLTEFSVLLPVFLTVTVMPLTYSIANGIGAGFVSWVLVQAFSGKARRISPLLWIVAAGFVIFFARGPIEALFGVA; this is encoded by the coding sequence ATGACAACTGCCCCATCCCCCACCCGGTCCGAGGTCGAACCCACGAACGCTCTGGACCGCTTCTTCGAGATCAGCAAGCGCGGATCCACGATCGGCACCGAGATCCGAGGGGGCCTGGTGACGTTCGTCACGATGGCCTACATCGTGATCCTCAACCCGATCATCCTGTCCGGCTCGGCCGACGTCGCCGGCAACACGCTGGACTTCAGCGCCGTCGGAGCCGCGACAGCGCTCACCGCCGGCGTGATGACGATCCTGTTCGGCCTCATCACTCGCCTGCCGTTCGGCTTCGCCGCCGGCCTCGGCATCAACGCCTTCGTCGCGTTCTCCGTCGTCGGCCAGGTCACCTGGCCAGAGGCGATGGCGCTCGTGATGATCAACGGTCTCGTGATCGTCCTCCTGGCGGCGACCGGTCTGCGCAAGATGATCTTCGACGCCGTCCCGTTCCAGCTCAAGATCGCGATCACGGTCGGCATCGGCCTGTTCATCGCCTTCATCGGCTTCGTCAACTCCGGCTTCGTCACGTCCACCGGCAGCGCGTCCCCTCCGGTGGGTCTCGGAGTCGGCGGATCGGTCGCCACCGTTCCGACCGTCCTGTTCATCGTGACGCTGATCCTCACCGGCATCCTGGTCGCCCGCAAGGTCAAGGGCGGGCTCCTCATCGGCCTCGTCTCCGGCACGGTGCTCGCCGTGATCGTCGAGGCGATCTGGCACCTCGGTGCAGCATCCGACGACAACGCAGGGGGCTGGGGCCTCACGGTTCCGACCCTCACCGGTGCGCCGTTCGGTCTGCCCGATCTGAGCCTCATCGGCGCGGTCGACTTCGGCTTCGACTTCAGCAAGGTCAGCCTGGTCGCGATCGTGATGATCGTCTTCACCCTGGTCTTCTCGAACTTCTTCGACGCCATGGGTACGATGACCGGCCTCGCCAAGGAAGCCGATCTCGCGAACGAGAACGGCGACTTCCCCCGCATCAAGTCGGCGCTCGTCGTCGAGGGCGTCGGCGCGATCATCGGCGGTGGGACGTCATCATCGTCGAGCACGGTGTTCATCGAGTCCGGTGCCGGCATCGGCGAGGGCGCGCGCACCGGTTTCGCGAACCTCATCACGGGCGGCATGTTCCTGCTGGCGATGTTCCTCACCCCGCTCACCTCGATCGTCCCGACCGAGATCGCCGCGGCTGCCCTGGTTATCGTCGGCGCGATGATGATGGCGCAGATCAAGTACATCGACCTGACCGAGTTCAGCGTCCTCCTGCCGGTGTTCCTGACCGTCACGGTGATGCCGCTGACCTACTCGATCGCTAACGGCATCGGCGCGGGCTTCGTCAGCTGGGTCCTCGTGCAGGCGTTCTCCGGCAAGGCGCGGAGGATCAGCCCGCTGCTGTGGATCGTGGCCGCAGGCTTCGTGATCTTCTTCGCCCGCGGGCCGATCGAAGCGCTCTTCGGCGTCGCCTGA
- a CDS encoding TetR/AcrR family transcriptional regulator, producing MRDFPDSRDAVVAAALELFQAQGFDQTSVEQIAKAAGVSRSTFFRQFGGKEDVVFADHELLLDRLREFLSEGHEDPWGAVCAASESVFAHFAHDPELARRRYQIVRQVPVLREREIITVFRYERLFDEYLRSALPGVDPLDAVGFAALVTAVHNHVLRQLLRGRKKVPLSTLQSALNDVRRRYGVPADAATDEPDDVVVAVFPRSMPIAEVTRRLRSQLD from the coding sequence ATGCGAGACTTCCCCGATTCGCGCGACGCCGTCGTCGCCGCCGCCCTCGAGCTCTTCCAGGCCCAGGGATTCGATCAGACCTCCGTCGAGCAGATCGCCAAGGCCGCAGGGGTCTCCCGGTCCACGTTCTTCCGTCAGTTCGGCGGCAAGGAGGACGTCGTCTTCGCCGATCACGAGCTGCTCCTCGACCGCCTCCGCGAGTTCCTCTCCGAGGGACACGAAGATCCGTGGGGCGCCGTGTGCGCGGCATCCGAGTCCGTGTTCGCGCATTTCGCGCACGACCCGGAGCTCGCCCGCCGTCGGTACCAGATCGTCCGTCAGGTGCCGGTGCTGCGCGAACGCGAGATCATCACGGTGTTCCGGTACGAGCGGCTGTTCGACGAGTACCTGCGCAGCGCGCTGCCCGGGGTGGATCCGCTGGATGCCGTCGGCTTCGCGGCGCTCGTGACGGCGGTGCACAACCACGTGCTGCGCCAGTTGCTCCGCGGACGCAAGAAGGTGCCGCTGTCGACGCTGCAGTCGGCACTGAACGATGTGCGCCGGCGCTACGGTGTGCCGGCGGATGCTGCGACCGACGAGCCGGACGACGTGGTGGTCGCGGTGTTCCCCCGGTCGATGCCGATCGCCGAGGTGACGAGAAGACTGCGCTCCCAGCTCGACTGA
- the purN gene encoding phosphoribosylglycinamide formyltransferase, which produces MLTVAVLISGTGSNLRALLEAARHPDFRARVVVVGADREADGLAHAEEFGIPRFTVPWHQHESREAWGEELGRQLAVWNADLVVLSGLMRLLPAGLVAALSPRLINTHPAYLPEFPGAHGVRDALAAGVTETGASVIVVDDGVDTGPILAQERVPILDGDTEHTLHERIKPVERRLLIDVVQRIATGELSLTSAP; this is translated from the coding sequence GTGCTCACGGTCGCCGTTCTCATCTCGGGCACCGGCTCGAACCTTCGCGCCCTCCTCGAGGCCGCTCGTCACCCCGATTTCCGTGCCAGGGTCGTGGTCGTCGGAGCCGACCGCGAAGCCGACGGACTCGCCCACGCCGAGGAGTTCGGCATCCCCCGCTTCACCGTCCCGTGGCACCAGCACGAGTCGCGCGAGGCATGGGGAGAGGAGCTCGGACGTCAGCTGGCCGTCTGGAACGCCGACCTGGTCGTGCTCAGCGGCCTGATGCGGCTGCTCCCGGCCGGACTGGTCGCCGCCCTCTCGCCGCGCCTCATCAACACGCATCCCGCGTACCTCCCGGAGTTCCCCGGCGCACACGGCGTCCGCGACGCGCTCGCCGCCGGTGTCACCGAGACCGGCGCGAGCGTGATCGTCGTCGACGACGGCGTCGACACGGGACCGATCCTCGCGCAGGAGCGCGTGCCGATCCTCGACGGCGACACCGAGCACACACTGCACGAGCGCATCAAGCCCGTCGAACGCCGACTCCTCATCGACGTGGTGCAGCGCATCGCGACCGGTGAGCTGTCGCTGACCTCCGCACCCTGA
- a CDS encoding DUF6350 family protein, producing the protein MQRLLVALLAAFDAAIAAAVGLVVLLAPLTLLWTLSFGVTADWGALWPLTGTLWQFGHGVPLDVDVSADVLRATGIAPAAAAFTLSVTPLAFLLFTLLFAARSGGRAARAGAWLLGSVSGAATFGAIALGVALTAKLGAARVPLVLAVLLPTVVYLVGAVAGAVRSAWEDGDGGLLDRVHDVIDSWGDWGPVPSASVRGAAFAVVGMTAVSAVAVAILTATRGSEVVALFQAARVDALGAGVITLGHLAYLPTIIVWAASWLAGPGFAVGVGTAVSPAGTQLGVVPGIPVLGLLPESTSIWMLIVIIVPIGVGAFAGWAVRSRLVWEGTPLGAAPRAAIAAGIGVLTAAVAAIAALLAGGSMGPGRLAEAGPAVLPFALALGGEVLLGAAILLLSPRHRDELAEERTDRWIAEMSASDLHGDGASSSAVRPVQGDPFPTVTAPVDEFRLPRRDPGDPLL; encoded by the coding sequence ATGCAACGCCTCCTCGTCGCGCTCCTCGCCGCCTTCGATGCCGCCATCGCCGCGGCCGTCGGACTCGTGGTGCTCCTTGCGCCGCTCACGCTCCTGTGGACGCTCTCGTTCGGCGTCACAGCCGATTGGGGCGCGCTCTGGCCGCTGACCGGGACGCTGTGGCAGTTCGGTCACGGTGTGCCGCTCGATGTCGATGTGTCCGCTGACGTGCTCAGGGCGACGGGGATCGCGCCGGCCGCAGCCGCCTTCACCCTCTCGGTGACCCCGCTGGCATTCCTGCTCTTCACCCTGCTGTTCGCGGCGCGCTCGGGGGGCCGCGCGGCCCGTGCCGGCGCGTGGCTGCTCGGCTCGGTCTCCGGTGCCGCGACCTTCGGAGCGATCGCGCTCGGCGTCGCTCTGACCGCGAAGCTCGGAGCCGCCAGAGTGCCGCTCGTGCTGGCGGTGCTGCTGCCGACCGTCGTCTACCTCGTGGGTGCTGTGGCGGGTGCCGTGCGCAGCGCCTGGGAGGACGGCGACGGAGGGCTCCTCGACCGGGTGCACGACGTGATCGACTCCTGGGGCGACTGGGGGCCTGTCCCCAGCGCATCCGTGCGTGGCGCGGCGTTCGCCGTGGTGGGCATGACCGCGGTCTCGGCCGTGGCCGTCGCGATCCTGACCGCGACGAGGGGCAGTGAGGTGGTCGCTCTCTTCCAGGCCGCCCGCGTCGACGCCCTGGGGGCCGGGGTCATCACGCTCGGTCATCTCGCCTACCTCCCGACGATCATCGTGTGGGCAGCGTCCTGGCTCGCAGGGCCCGGCTTCGCGGTCGGGGTCGGCACCGCCGTGTCTCCCGCCGGGACGCAGCTCGGAGTGGTGCCGGGCATCCCGGTCCTGGGGCTGCTGCCGGAGAGCACCTCGATCTGGATGCTCATCGTGATCATCGTGCCGATCGGCGTCGGTGCCTTCGCGGGGTGGGCGGTGCGCTCGCGCCTCGTCTGGGAGGGCACGCCGCTCGGCGCCGCGCCGCGGGCCGCGATCGCCGCGGGCATCGGCGTGCTGACGGCCGCTGTCGCCGCGATCGCCGCGCTGCTGGCCGGCGGCTCGATGGGGCCGGGGCGTCTGGCCGAGGCCGGACCCGCCGTGCTGCCGTTCGCCCTCGCGCTCGGCGGAGAGGTGCTGCTGGGGGCCGCGATCCTGTTGCTCTCGCCGCGTCACCGGGATGAGCTCGCCGAGGAGCGGACGGATCGGTGGATCGCCGAGATGAGCGCCTCCGATCTGCACGGCGACGGTGCGTCGTCATCCGCGGTCCGCCCGGTGCAGGGCGACCCGTTCCCCACCGTGACGGCCCCGGTCGACGAGTTCCGACTTCCGCGTCGGGACCCCGGCGATCCGCTGCTCTGA